One stretch of Rathayibacter festucae DSM 15932 DNA includes these proteins:
- the fgd gene encoding glucose-6-phosphate dehydrogenase (coenzyme-F420) — MTITLGYKASAEQFGARELVELAVGAERHGFESAVVSDHFQPWRHTGGHAPFSLAWLAAAGERTSTIRLGTSVMTPHYRYNPAVIAQAFGTLGVLYPDRIMLGVGTGEALNEVATGYQGAGEQSWPDFKERFARLREAVRLMRALWAGDRVSFDGEYYSTHEASIYDKPENGVPVYIAAGGPVVAKYAGRAGDGFICTSGKGMELYTEKLLPAVEEGIAAGGRDSAALDRMIEIKLSYDPDPALALENTRFWAPLSLTPEQKHSLTDPVDMERAADELPIEQVAKRWIVGSDPDETVAQIKPYVDAGFNHLVFHAPGDDQQRFFDAFERDLAPRLRAL, encoded by the coding sequence ATGACGATCACGCTCGGGTACAAGGCATCGGCGGAGCAGTTCGGGGCGCGCGAGCTCGTGGAGCTGGCCGTCGGCGCCGAGCGGCACGGCTTCGAGAGCGCCGTGGTCTCCGACCACTTCCAGCCCTGGCGCCACACCGGCGGCCACGCGCCGTTCTCGCTCGCCTGGCTCGCCGCGGCCGGCGAGCGCACCTCGACCATCCGGCTCGGCACCTCGGTGATGACGCCGCACTACCGCTACAACCCCGCCGTCATCGCGCAGGCGTTCGGCACGCTCGGCGTGCTCTACCCGGACCGCATCATGCTCGGCGTGGGCACCGGCGAGGCGCTGAACGAGGTCGCGACCGGCTACCAGGGCGCGGGCGAGCAGAGCTGGCCCGACTTCAAGGAGCGCTTCGCCCGGCTGCGCGAGGCCGTGCGCCTCATGCGCGCCCTCTGGGCCGGCGACCGCGTCTCCTTCGACGGCGAGTACTACTCCACCCACGAGGCGTCCATCTACGACAAGCCCGAGAACGGCGTCCCCGTCTACATCGCCGCGGGCGGGCCCGTCGTCGCGAAGTACGCCGGGCGCGCGGGCGACGGCTTCATCTGCACCTCCGGCAAGGGCATGGAGCTCTACACCGAGAAGCTGCTCCCCGCCGTGGAGGAGGGCATCGCGGCGGGCGGGCGCGACTCCGCCGCGCTCGACCGGATGATCGAGATCAAGCTCTCCTACGACCCCGACCCGGCTCTCGCGCTCGAGAACACGCGCTTCTGGGCGCCGCTCTCGCTCACGCCCGAGCAGAAGCACTCGCTGACCGACCCGGTCGACATGGAGCGCGCCGCCGACGAGCTGCCGATCGAGCAGGTCGCCAAGCGCTGGATCGTCGGCTCGGACCCGGACGAGACGGTCGCCCAGATCAAGCCCTACGTCGACGCGGGCTTCAACCACCTCGTGTTCCACGCGCCGGGCGACGACCAGCAGCGCTTCTTCGACGCGTTCGAGCGCGACCTCGCGCCGCGCCTGCGCGCCCTCTGA
- a CDS encoding flavin-containing monooxygenase: MATSVDVVVVGAGFAGIGAAARLARRGGVSFALLERAERVGGTWRDNRYPNVSCDIPSHLYSYSFAPEPDWSAFYAPGAEIQAYLERVVERERLAPQLQLGTDVLEMTFDEDAERWRVHTSRGDVDAAVLVVCAGRLSEPRLPDVPGLDGFAGPVFHSARWRDDVDLDGARVGIVGSGASAVQILPHLAERAAEVVLFQRSAPYVVPRRNRAYPPEERRTLARVPGAVERLRSELFWRAELGFAGRVGVPDAIGRLRAEALGHLAAQVADPELRAVLTPDYEIGCKRVLLSDDYYPALAQPHVRVVPSPLRRIEGSAAIGDDGTAHEVDALVFATGFHATRPPFARRIRGRGGELLADRWGDGMSAYESTAVHGFPNLFVINGPNASLGHNSAVHMIESQIDYVLAALEHRDTAGVELLEVTPEAEAAALARLDALSADTVWTNGGCESWYVDSASRRLTLLWPDFAFAFREELGRFDPAAYAR, from the coding sequence ATGGCGACCTCGGTCGACGTCGTCGTGGTCGGCGCGGGCTTCGCGGGGATCGGAGCGGCGGCGCGCCTCGCCCGCCGCGGCGGCGTCTCCTTCGCGCTGCTCGAGCGGGCCGAGCGCGTCGGCGGCACCTGGCGCGACAACCGCTATCCGAACGTCTCCTGCGACATCCCCTCGCACCTGTACTCGTACTCGTTCGCGCCCGAGCCGGACTGGTCGGCGTTCTACGCGCCGGGGGCGGAGATCCAGGCCTACCTCGAGCGGGTCGTCGAGCGCGAGCGGCTCGCGCCGCAGCTGCAGCTCGGGACCGACGTGCTGGAGATGACCTTCGACGAGGACGCCGAGCGCTGGCGGGTGCACACCTCGCGCGGCGACGTCGACGCCGCCGTCCTCGTCGTCTGCGCCGGGCGGCTGTCGGAGCCGCGCCTGCCCGACGTCCCGGGGCTGGACGGCTTCGCGGGGCCGGTCTTCCACTCCGCCCGCTGGCGCGACGACGTCGACCTGGACGGGGCGCGCGTCGGGATCGTCGGCTCCGGCGCCTCCGCCGTGCAGATCCTGCCGCACCTCGCGGAGCGCGCGGCCGAGGTCGTGCTGTTCCAGCGCTCGGCGCCGTACGTTGTGCCGCGTCGGAACCGCGCCTACCCGCCGGAGGAGCGCCGCACGCTCGCGCGCGTGCCGGGCGCCGTCGAGCGGCTGCGCTCCGAGCTGTTCTGGCGCGCGGAGCTCGGCTTCGCCGGCCGCGTCGGCGTGCCCGACGCCATCGGCCGGCTGCGGGCGGAGGCGCTCGGCCACCTCGCCGCGCAGGTCGCGGACCCGGAGCTGCGCGCTGTCCTCACGCCGGACTACGAGATCGGCTGCAAGCGGGTGCTGCTCTCGGACGACTACTACCCCGCGCTCGCGCAGCCGCACGTGCGCGTCGTTCCCTCGCCCCTGCGCCGGATCGAGGGCTCGGCGGCGATCGGCGACGACGGTACCGCCCACGAGGTCGACGCGCTGGTCTTCGCGACCGGCTTCCACGCGACCCGCCCGCCGTTCGCCCGCCGGATCCGCGGCCGCGGCGGCGAGCTGCTGGCCGACCGCTGGGGCGACGGGATGTCGGCGTACGAGTCGACCGCCGTGCACGGCTTCCCGAACCTCTTCGTGATCAACGGCCCGAACGCGAGCCTCGGCCACAACTCCGCGGTGCACATGATCGAGTCGCAGATCGACTACGTGCTCGCCGCGCTCGAGCACCGCGACACCGCCGGCGTCGAGCTGCTGGAGGTGACTCCGGAGGCCGAAGCCGCCGCGCTCGCCCGCCTCGACGCGCTCAGCGCCGACACCGTCTGGACGAACGGCGGCTGCGAGAGCTGGTACGTCGACTCCGCCTCCCGCCGCCTCACCCTGCTCTGGCCCGACTTCGCCTTCGCCTTCCGCGAGGAGCTCGGCCGCTTCGACCCGGCGGCCTACGCGCGCTGA
- a CDS encoding alpha/beta fold hydrolase, whose translation MTRSSAYLERQAALIQESSLDVGDDTVRLHSGGEPATDVVLLVTGPGRGARADGALLLPMLARRHRVAALELADLRDPLRDAPRAVTAALDRLGAERAVVVGVSLGAWAAITAAEADPRVGALVLAAGWLRPTERLVAVARLWESLADLPDARADLARVIGVRTLADLGPGRATPLAADAATAALLGAAARADATEAAARLRVPALVVGCTADAVVGVEGSEALLGAIDDARYAVIDAGHCVLAERPAELLALVERFVADPHRDPAGSTLPRTIA comes from the coding sequence GTGACGCGGTCGTCGGCGTACCTCGAGCGGCAGGCCGCGCTGATCCAGGAGTCGTCGCTGGACGTCGGCGACGACACGGTCCGCCTCCACTCCGGTGGTGAGCCGGCGACGGACGTCGTCCTGCTCGTGACCGGGCCGGGTCGCGGTGCCCGGGCCGACGGGGCGCTGCTGCTGCCGATGCTCGCTCGCCGGCACCGGGTGGCGGCGCTCGAGCTCGCCGACCTGCGGGATCCGCTGCGCGACGCGCCTCGCGCCGTCACCGCCGCGCTCGACCGGCTCGGCGCCGAGCGGGCGGTCGTCGTCGGCGTCTCCCTCGGCGCCTGGGCCGCGATCACCGCCGCCGAGGCGGACCCGCGCGTGGGCGCCCTCGTGCTGGCCGCGGGCTGGCTGCGGCCCACCGAGCGCCTCGTCGCGGTCGCCCGGCTGTGGGAATCGCTGGCCGACCTCCCCGACGCCCGCGCGGACCTGGCGCGCGTGATCGGCGTCCGCACGCTCGCCGACCTCGGACCCGGGCGCGCGACTCCCCTGGCCGCCGACGCCGCGACCGCCGCGCTCCTCGGCGCGGCCGCCCGCGCCGACGCGACCGAGGCCGCGGCCCGCCTGCGCGTCCCCGCGCTGGTCGTCGGCTGCACCGCCGACGCCGTCGTCGGCGTCGAGGGGTCGGAGGCGCTGCTCGGGGCGATCGACGACGCCCGCTACGCCGTGATCGACGCGGGCCACTGCGTGCTGGCCGAACGGCCGGCCGAGCTGCTCGCACTCGTCGAGCGCTTCGTCGCCGACCCGCACCGCGACCCGGCCGGGTCGACGCTCCCCCGGACGATCGCCTGA
- a CDS encoding VOC family protein → MSTSLSPYIGFRDNAREAMEFYHSVFGGELQSSTFADFHASEDPAEQDLIMHSQLVTPNGLILMASDTPSSMTFEEGARITVALFGDDDAELGGYWDGLADGGSVQEPLTTSPWGDRFGMLTDRFGVHWMVNISGASA, encoded by the coding sequence ATGTCCACGAGTCTCAGCCCCTACATCGGCTTCCGCGACAACGCTCGCGAGGCGATGGAGTTCTACCACTCGGTCTTCGGCGGAGAGCTGCAGTCCAGCACCTTCGCTGACTTCCACGCGAGCGAGGATCCGGCCGAGCAGGACCTGATCATGCACTCGCAGCTGGTCACGCCGAACGGGCTGATCCTGATGGCGTCCGACACCCCGAGCTCGATGACGTTCGAGGAGGGCGCGCGGATCACCGTCGCGCTCTTCGGCGACGACGACGCCGAGCTCGGTGGCTACTGGGACGGGCTCGCGGACGGCGGCTCGGTCCAGGAGCCGCTGACCACGTCGCCCTGGGGCGACCGCTTCGGGATGCTGACCGACCGCTTCGGCGTGCACTGGATGGTCAACATCTCGGGCGCGTCCGCCTGA
- the cofG gene encoding 7,8-didemethyl-8-hydroxy-5-deazariboflavin synthase CofG, whose protein sequence is MTVPTLLARLADGEPITRASAEVLLEARGDDLDAVLLAAGRLRDEGLARRGRPGVITYSRKVFVPLTKLCRDRCHYCVFVETPGGLALKRESTFMEPEEILEVARAGAALGCKEALFTLGDRPEDRWPVARAWLAEHGYASTLEYVRAMAVLVMTETGMVTHLNPGVMSWAELQRLRPVAPSMGMMLETTAERLWSEKGGVHYGSPDKDPALRLRVLDDAGRSRIPFTTGVLLGIGENTAERADALFAIRDSHALWGHVQECIVQNFRAKPRTAMQNEVDLELQEYVANVAVARLVLGADMTIQVPPNLTDEQELGLLLRAGIDDWGGVSPLTADHVNPERPWPNIDDLARLTADSGYRLHERLTAHPRYLSDAETWIDPRVAPYVLALADRESWLADESAPIVPRAYEEELPPAPRPAAPNLAAVLERAAADPAGLDDADYRALLAADGDDLDALAALADDVRRAAVGDTVTVVANRNIDTALWGAGGLTVETLEQLADEAVALGATELCLQGPLATPGEDHLLIVRTLHARHPSLHLHAFRPGEILDAATSTGRTPAEMLAALREAGVDSVPGTAARILDDRVRAILSEGADPSVAEWRESVTTAHRGGLKSTATMVYGHVETPQQQIDHLRALAAIQDETGGFTEFIAMPFVPAEAPAAVVAQTRGGPTRRETRAVHAVARLLLHGRIDHVQTAWTKLGLQLSQELLRGGADDLGGLLLDGAMSPESGAEAHRSLDIATVARLTGEIGRPWRQRTTDYGHVAPERAMTAPAPGSTATRRLRLPVREAGRVS, encoded by the coding sequence ATGACCGTGCCCACCCTCCTCGCCCGCCTCGCCGACGGCGAGCCGATCACGCGCGCGAGCGCCGAGGTGCTCCTCGAGGCGCGCGGGGACGACCTCGACGCGGTGCTGCTGGCCGCCGGGCGGCTGCGCGACGAGGGGCTCGCCCGCCGCGGCCGGCCGGGAGTGATCACCTACTCCCGCAAGGTCTTCGTGCCGCTGACCAAGCTCTGCCGCGACCGCTGCCACTACTGCGTGTTCGTCGAGACGCCGGGCGGCCTCGCCCTCAAGCGCGAGTCGACCTTCATGGAGCCGGAGGAGATCCTCGAGGTCGCCCGCGCGGGCGCCGCGCTCGGCTGCAAGGAGGCGCTGTTCACCCTCGGCGACCGCCCGGAGGACCGCTGGCCCGTCGCCCGCGCGTGGCTCGCCGAGCACGGCTACGCCTCGACGCTCGAGTACGTGCGCGCGATGGCGGTGCTGGTGATGACCGAGACCGGCATGGTGACGCACCTCAACCCCGGCGTGATGTCCTGGGCCGAGCTGCAGCGCCTGCGCCCGGTCGCGCCCTCGATGGGGATGATGCTCGAGACGACCGCCGAGCGGCTGTGGTCCGAGAAGGGCGGCGTGCACTACGGCTCGCCCGACAAGGACCCGGCGCTGCGGCTGCGCGTGCTCGACGACGCCGGGCGCAGCCGGATCCCGTTCACCACGGGCGTGCTGCTGGGCATCGGCGAGAACACGGCGGAGCGGGCCGACGCGCTGTTCGCGATCCGCGACTCGCACGCGCTCTGGGGCCACGTGCAGGAGTGCATCGTGCAGAACTTCCGCGCCAAGCCGCGGACCGCGATGCAGAACGAGGTCGACCTCGAGCTGCAGGAGTACGTCGCGAACGTCGCCGTCGCGCGCCTCGTCCTCGGCGCGGACATGACGATCCAGGTGCCGCCGAACCTCACCGACGAGCAGGAGCTGGGGCTCCTCCTCCGCGCCGGGATCGACGACTGGGGCGGGGTCAGCCCGCTGACCGCGGACCACGTGAATCCGGAGCGGCCCTGGCCGAACATCGACGACCTCGCGCGGCTGACCGCCGACTCCGGCTACCGGCTGCACGAGCGCCTCACCGCGCATCCGCGGTACCTGAGCGACGCGGAGACCTGGATCGACCCGCGGGTCGCGCCGTACGTCCTCGCGCTCGCCGACCGCGAGTCGTGGCTGGCCGACGAGTCCGCGCCGATCGTCCCCCGCGCGTACGAGGAGGAGCTGCCGCCCGCCCCGCGCCCGGCCGCCCCGAACCTCGCCGCCGTTCTCGAGCGCGCCGCCGCCGACCCGGCCGGTCTCGACGACGCCGACTACCGGGCCCTGCTCGCCGCCGACGGCGACGACCTCGACGCGCTGGCCGCCCTCGCCGACGACGTCCGCCGCGCCGCCGTGGGCGACACCGTCACCGTGGTCGCCAACCGCAACATCGACACCGCGCTCTGGGGCGCCGGCGGGCTCACCGTCGAGACCCTGGAGCAGCTCGCCGACGAGGCCGTCGCGCTCGGCGCCACCGAGCTGTGCCTCCAGGGTCCGCTCGCGACGCCGGGCGAGGACCACCTGCTGATCGTGCGGACCCTGCACGCTCGGCACCCCTCGCTGCACCTGCACGCGTTCCGGCCGGGCGAGATCCTCGACGCCGCGACGAGCACCGGGCGCACCCCCGCCGAGATGCTGGCCGCGCTGCGCGAGGCGGGCGTCGACTCCGTGCCGGGGACCGCGGCGCGGATCCTCGACGACCGGGTGCGCGCGATCCTGAGCGAGGGCGCGGACCCGAGCGTCGCCGAGTGGCGGGAGTCGGTGACGACCGCGCACCGCGGCGGCCTGAAGTCGACGGCGACCATGGTCTACGGGCACGTCGAGACGCCGCAGCAGCAGATCGATCACCTCCGCGCGCTGGCCGCGATCCAGGACGAGACGGGCGGCTTCACCGAGTTCATCGCCATGCCGTTCGTGCCGGCCGAGGCGCCGGCGGCGGTCGTCGCGCAGACCCGCGGCGGGCCGACCCGGCGCGAGACGCGAGCGGTGCACGCCGTGGCCCGGCTGCTGCTGCACGGGCGGATCGACCACGTGCAGACGGCCTGGACGAAGCTCGGGCTGCAGCTGTCGCAGGAGCTGCTGCGCGGCGGCGCGGACGACCTCGGCGGCCTGCTGCTCGACGGCGCGATGAGCCCGGAGTCGGGCGCCGAGGCGCACCGCTCCCTCGACATCGCGACCGTCGCGCGGCTCACCGGCGAGATCGGGCGGCCCTGGCGCCAGCGCACCACCGACTACGGGCACGTCGCCCCCGAGCGCGCGATGACGGCGCCGGCGCCCGGCAGCACCGCGACCCGCCGGCTGCGCCTCCCGGTGCGCGAGGCCGGCCGCGTCTCGTGA